The bacterium genome has a window encoding:
- a CDS encoding alpha-galactosidase yields MAEMESFTNVFYTDDPVPTLYFRSGMTVYVESLMNGQYVGRAWNGQGQQHFKTQLLPPDGDAPRQAFWVELDGQLLHSHWEYVDFEQTQEENKLHHVLILKHGVRPVTIRVHTVLDGTPIITRWLEITNTGDQPAALSAAYPWSGCLYTGAGLQYRFLKEGELYSVGYMQGHAHGREGQFDWRPLPNSTYRINGRYRRKRARHPMFVVRNEITGEHFIGQLAWSGGYAFEFDLTDGPEDANVSPLLFFRAGPEAPAPMRIIAPEETVATPEMHLGMVQGDLDEAVQAMHDHVRQSVMMPQPRGRGCWVEGGIAGDIFELTPELVNSAIDVSAELGAEVVFIDAGWYGDKDTYWATRVGDWNVGNRLPEGLASFRKRCHEKGMLWGLWMEAERIGHESRMAKEHPEYGSLSYSGERFSPVDLSNPEVARWFEDSINRVIQENELDFFRLDYNCTLGYGGTRLEGGFVENNYWRYYETLYAVFDRIRARYPDLILENCAGGGGRTDFGMIKRFSHTWVTDQQQPPYSFTIGNGMTIALPPELVDRHLIGQGQPTHLAGSIDWQCRLAMFGRPTIGTVLWLVGAEPNPVLMERVKRTVKMYKEFVRPFLPTSRIYHHTPTLTHMSDPYGIGVMELVSRDKTKAIAGLFRTAGSENEYLMRFKGLDPAKRYEVTSDRTGTTFVMEGKDLVYTGLPIRLDSALDSELLLCKAVG; encoded by the coding sequence ATGGCGGAGATGGAGAGTTTTACTAACGTTTTTTATACCGATGATCCCGTCCCGACGCTCTATTTCAGAAGCGGGATGACGGTTTACGTCGAATCGTTGATGAACGGGCAATATGTCGGCCGTGCTTGGAATGGGCAGGGGCAGCAGCACTTTAAAACACAGCTTTTGCCTCCCGACGGCGATGCTCCAAGACAAGCCTTTTGGGTCGAACTCGATGGGCAATTGCTACATTCTCATTGGGAATATGTTGATTTTGAGCAAACCCAAGAAGAAAATAAACTACATCACGTTTTAATCCTCAAGCATGGCGTTAGGCCCGTTACCATCCGCGTGCATACCGTATTGGACGGCACGCCAATCATCACCCGGTGGCTGGAAATCACTAATACCGGTGACCAGCCTGCTGCGCTGTCGGCGGCTTATCCGTGGAGTGGTTGCCTTTATACCGGAGCGGGTTTGCAGTATCGCTTTCTCAAAGAAGGCGAACTCTACTCCGTCGGCTATATGCAGGGTCATGCCCATGGACGTGAGGGTCAATTCGACTGGCGGCCGCTTCCTAATTCGACTTATCGCATTAATGGCCGATATCGCCGCAAACGTGCACGCCACCCGATGTTTGTCGTACGAAATGAGATCACCGGTGAGCATTTTATTGGTCAGTTGGCTTGGTCTGGTGGTTATGCTTTTGAGTTCGACCTCACCGACGGCCCCGAGGATGCAAATGTCTCTCCACTGCTCTTCTTCCGCGCAGGACCCGAAGCTCCCGCTCCCATGCGCATCATCGCTCCCGAAGAGACCGTTGCCACCCCTGAGATGCACTTGGGGATGGTGCAAGGCGATCTGGATGAGGCAGTTCAGGCGATGCACGATCATGTTCGCCAAAGCGTGATGATGCCCCAACCGCGAGGCCGGGGATGCTGGGTCGAAGGCGGTATCGCTGGTGATATATTTGAGTTGACCCCTGAATTAGTGAATTCGGCAATAGACGTATCCGCTGAACTGGGGGCTGAAGTCGTGTTTATCGATGCAGGATGGTATGGCGATAAGGACACCTATTGGGCAACTAGGGTAGGAGATTGGAATGTCGGCAACCGGCTACCAGAAGGGCTCGCGTCGTTTCGAAAACGCTGCCATGAGAAAGGGATGCTCTGGGGCCTGTGGATGGAGGCTGAACGCATTGGCCATGAAAGCCGCATGGCAAAGGAGCACCCCGAATACGGATCGCTCTCATACTCAGGCGAACGCTTTAGCCCCGTCGATCTGAGCAATCCCGAAGTGGCCCGCTGGTTCGAAGACTCCATTAACCGTGTCATTCAAGAGAACGAGCTTGACTTCTTCCGTCTTGACTACAACTGCACACTCGGATATGGCGGCACTCGATTGGAGGGCGGATTCGTCGAGAACAATTATTGGCGATATTATGAGACGCTTTACGCAGTATTCGATCGCATCCGAGCGCGGTACCCCGATCTGATCCTCGAAAACTGTGCCGGCGGTGGAGGCCGAACGGACTTTGGGATGATTAAACGTTTCAGCCATACTTGGGTCACTGACCAGCAGCAACCGCCCTATTCCTTCACTATTGGGAACGGCATGACGATAGCTTTGCCACCTGAACTTGTTGATAGGCACCTGATAGGTCAGGGACAGCCAACCCATCTTGCCGGGTCTATCGATTGGCAGTGCCGCCTGGCGATGTTCGGCAGGCCTACGATAGGCACCGTATTGTGGTTAGTAGGAGCAGAACCAAATCCTGTATTGATGGAGCGTGTCAAGCGCACGGTCAAGATGTATAAAGAGTTCGTACGGCCCTTCCTGCCCACCAGCCGTATCTACCACCACACTCCGACTCTTACGCACATGTCCGACCCATATGGGATCGGCGTGATGGAACTCGTCTCAAGAGACAAGACAAAAGCTATCGCCGGCCTCTTCCGTACAGCGGGGTCAGAGAATGAATACCTCATGCGTTTCAAGGGTCTCGACCCCGCCAAACGCTACGAGGTCACCAGCGACAGAACCGGTACAACGTTCGTAATGGAGGGCAAAGACCTAGTCTACACCGGCCTCCCCATCCGCTTGGATTCTGCCTTGGACTCGGAGCTATTGTTATGCAAGGCGGTGGGGTAA